From Mycobacterium cookii:
TTCGATCTGCTCAAGATCGACGTCCGGGGCGCGGAACTGATGGTGTTCCAACACGGCCGGCAGCGCCTACGTGAGGCGGTGGCAGTGCACACCGCGGCGTCGTTCGTCCCGCTGTATGTGGGTCAGCCGACTTTCGGTGAGGTGGATGCCGAGTTGCGCGCCCAGGGTTTTGTGCCGCACTCGATGCCGCAGGTGCAGCAATGGGCGATCGCGCCGACGGTGTTCGACGACGACGTCTGGACACCCGGCAATCAAGTGCTCGAGGCCGACATCGTCTACATCCGCGACATCGCACACCCGGAACGGATGACCAGCGAACAGCTTTCGCATCTGGCGATGATCGCGTTCCACATCTATGGCTCAGTCGACCTTGCCGTGTTCTGCCTCATCGAGTTGCAACAGCGCGGGCGCGCGGCGGAGGACGCAGTCACGCAGTTGATGCAACTCTTCGAATAGCGGCCTCAGTCCACCGAGCTGATCGTCGCGTGGCAGATCGGCAGTGCGATCGGCAGGGTATGTGCGACAGAGCCTTTCGGCGCGGTGACCACCAATGTCCCCTCGCGGGGGCAAGGATTTCCCGACCCGTTGATGTCCAGCGCAGAAGCCTGCACGGCGGAGGTCGCGACATCACCCGGGTTGAGGTGCAGCACATGCGCCGCATTGGCCGGCTCCGGCTCGACGTGAACCAGGACACCGCCTGCCGCGGTTACCAAATTCGCGTCGGGGTAGCCGACAAGCATGCACATGTTCGACGACGTGTTCTTGAACGACACGACGACGCGGCGCAGCGTGTTGGCCGATTCGATCGGCCCGTTGGTGACCGCGAGATCGCCGTCGGCGCAGCTGCCCGGCGTCACGGCGGCACTGCCCCCGCCGCCACCGTCGCCGTTGTTGGGCGGTCCACCGGCGTGGGCGCTCGCAGGCAAAACGAGTGTTGAGGTCGCAACGACGAGCGCGGCGGCCAATGTCCCTGACGGCTTCATGATTTCCCCAATTGCTCGTGGCATGCGGATGCCGTGTGACTATTCAATTTGGGACATTGCCCGACAGTTTAGGCGTCATCATGTGCTCGAATCAATAATGTCAGGGTTCCGCGGCGACTAGCTCGGTCCTCTAGCCTGGATTTATGCCATGGATTTCAGGAATGTCCCTGTCGCAGTGGCGGCGCGAAGTGCTCCGGACCAACTTCTGGCTGGTCCCGAGCATGGAAGTGCTCGCGGCGATCGCCTTGTTCTGCTTCACGCTCGAGATCGACCGCGCCGTTTACCATCACAAGCTCTGGCTGCCAGCGTGGGTGGAAGCCGGCAGCGCTGACACCGCGCGGGAGATTCTGTTGGCGGTCGCGGCAGCGATCATGACAGTGATCGGAATCAATTTCTCGGTGACCATCGTCACTTTGACGCTGGCGTCGACGCAATTCGGGCCTCGGATGCTGCGCAATTTCATCCGCGATCGTGGCACACAGTTGACGCTGGGGACTTTCGTCGCGACAGCGGTCTACTGCGTGTTTGTGCTATTGGCAATCGGTCCGGCAGACCAAGGCGTGTTCGTCCCGCATTTGTCGGTCTCGGTCGTGTTCCTGCTGGTGCTACTCGATCTGGCAGTACTCATCTATTTCCTGCACCACATCGCCATCCAGATCCAGCTTCCCTTTGTCATCGCCAGTATCGCGGGCGATTTGACCCGCTACCTCAGGGTGAAAAAGCCCGACATCCGGATGTCCACACCCGATGAACCAGAGGATCCCGAAGAAATCGCAGCGCTGGTCCACCAGATCGAGACATCCGGCGCAATGATCCGGACTCCGAAAGGTGGTTATTTGCAAGCGATCCGCTACGACTTGTTGGTTCGGAAGGCCTCGGCCGCCAACGCGGTCGTGAGCCTGCCCTACCGACCGGGAAATTTCTTGGTGGAGGACGGGGAACTGGCCGCGGTGTGGCCCCCGGAAGCGGTCGACTCGATAACCCGCTGCCTGAAACGCGCGCAAGTCACCGGTCCGGTCCGCACCCTCGCCCAAGATCCCGCCTTCGGCGTCGACCAACTCGTCGAGATAGCCATTCGGGCGCTCTCGCCCGCTGTCAACGACACGTACACGGCACTGACGTGCGTGGACTGGCTCGCCAACACGTTGTGCAAGTTAGGGCGGGTGTGGAGCCCGGCGCAGACCTACACCGACCAAGACGGCGCCATCCGGGTGATCTGTGAACAAGTCACCTTCGAAAATCTGGTGGGGCGGTCATTCGACAAAATCCGCCAGGCCAGCCGCGGCATGCCCGCGCTGCTGATGCGTCAACTCGAGGCGCTCAAGGCGATCATGGAGCAGACCACAGATCCCGAACATGCCCGGGTGCTGATGGATCAGGCGGCGATGATCCAGCGCGCCAACCTCGAATCGGTGCCCGAAGCATCCGACCGTGCCGACGTCGAAAGTCGTTACGACGCAGTGGCCGGCGTCTACGCGAGATTGAGCGACGATGCCGACAGCTTCGCAAAGGTCGACGCGAGTTACGACTCTCGCTGATGCGGGGGGCGAACTCGCGCGCTCAGTTCACGGCGCCGCGAGTCACCTGCGGTGCGGACGCGGCGCGATGCCGCGACAGCAGCCGCGCCGCCTGACCCGGCGCGCCGAGTTGAAGCATTGCGGCCAAAGCCGTTTCGAGGACCACCTCTTGTTGCACGCGGCTGCCGCCGATCGAGGCGAGCCCGCCCATCGATTCGAGCAGATAGTCCAGTGCGGCTCTGGGCTCGCCCGCCGTCAGCGCGATGAGGCCTTCGCCGATGAGACGCAGGGTCGCGGCTTGCGCATCGCTGGCACCCGGAACATGGATGGCCCGGATCGCGGCGGGATCGTTCGCCGCGGCCAGCACCAGCAGCGCATGGAAGGCGATGAACGGCGTCTGCGGGTTGAAGGCAAGGGAGCCAGCTTCATTGAGCACCAGCATCGGGTCGGGCGGCGTAACCCAATCCGGATGCAGGCGTGCCCGCCAGGCCAACGACCCCGCGTCGACAAGACACCGCACACCGTTGGAATGCGGGGGCGCAAGCGACGCGTTGTACCGGCGCGCCGCGGCGGCCGCGTCGCCCATCGCGAGTTCGTGTAGCGCGGCGTGCCATTGAAAGTGCGGTACGTAACGCTGCGTGCTGCCGTCGCTCGGAATCCAATCTTCCAGCCATTTCAGGCCCGCTCCGTGCGCGTCGGTCTCGTAGTGCACGTGGGTGAGCGCATGCGCGGCATTGCCGTTGCCCGGATCGAGTGCCAGCGCGGCATCCGCCAGGTCGGCCGCGTCATACCAGAGGCCCTGCTCGGTTCGACCGTAGGCGCGCAAGCCCAGATACCACGGCGCTTCGCCGTGCACGCCGGTGAAGCGCTCGACGTATTGCCAGGCATCGGGCAGCGCATCGCCGGCCCCCGCGAAGGCGATCGACGGTGCGAGCACCAGCAATGCGACCGCGTCGTCCGGGATGCGGTCGAGATGGTCGATGAGTGCGTCGGTTCCGGCCTCGTTGCCCTTCTCACACCAGGTCGCGATGGCCTCGACGTGGCTTCGGTCCTCGTCGCTGCCGTGTGCGAGTGCTTCACGCGCCCGGGCGAGATGTCCGGTGACGGCGTCGGGGCCGCCGGCCCGGTCGGGCCGTTCCGTCGCGATCATCGCCAACGCGACATGTGCACGGGCGTGGCCTGGATCTTCGGCGACCGCGGCGGCGAAGGCGGTCGAGGCGCCGTCCTGGACCGCGAGCAGGCGGCGCACACCTTCGGCGTATGACGCTGCGGCACCGGTCAATTCGGGCGCAGTTCTGATGAGGCTGGGCGCCCGCACCGGTTGATCGCGAGTGTCATCGGCGAGCAGCGTCGCGATAGCGGCGGCCTGGCTACGGATTTCGGGGATCGCGGTGGTCTCCCACTCCTCGCCCTGCCGGATCGAGCCGATACAGACGACGTTGGGGACCGTCTCGCCCGCGGCGTCGATGAGGAAGCCATCCGGGGTGAGTCGCACGCCCACGCCACACGGGTGCAGCGACGCGATGTCTGCGGCGAGCAGGTTCGCCCACAGCGCCGAGCGTTGCAGCGACCGCCGGTCCCACGCCGCGCCGGCGGCGACTACGACGGCGTCACCGCGGCGGCGCACCGATCCGTCAGTGGTGGTCACCACCAGCTCGACGCCCTTTCGGCGCAGCACTACGTCGGCGACCTCACCGGCCTCGATGATGAGCCGGCCGCTGTCGATCGCCGCGTAGATCGCATCAGCGATCGTCGGCGGCATCCGGTGCCGCAACACTTCCCACTCCCGCAGGTCCTCGCGCAGGAACCGGCGCTGGTCTTCCCACCCCAACGACTGCCACAACCGCGCGGTGCGGGGCCGCACCGCGTCGATCACCTGGCGCCAGTCGACGCCGGTTTCGGCTGCGTGCGCGAGGTCGGCGGCGAGCGCGGCGCGCAACTGCTCGAGTGACACCTCCTCGGCCAGCCCGTCCAGATTCGGCAACTCCGTCGGCGGACCGGTGGCACGGAATCGACGCGGCAGTGCACCGTGCCGCGAGAGCAGGGTGACGGTGGCACCGCGCACGGTGAGATGCAGCGCGACGTCGACGCCGGTGAGCCCGGATCCGATCACCAGAACGCTGGCGGGCCGACGCGCTCCGAGCGCATCCAGCGCGCCCGGCGCCCATGGGTCCAACACGATCCTGCCGTCGGCGCCTTCGGCCAGCGCCGGGGCGAAGGCGCGTTCCAACGAGTCGGGCATGCCGCCCTGCGGGCGTCCAGAGGCGATCACTACCGCGTCGGCCGACAGACAACGTCCGTCGTTGAGTGCCAGTCGCACCGGATCGCCCGGCGTCAGATCGACAACCTCGGCAGTCTCGATTCGCACGTCGGCACCGACGAGTTGATCTTGCAGGTACCGCCCGTAAGCGAGTCGCGGCGCGAAGCTTTCGGCCGGCGTGACAGCCCGTTGGTCGAGCCAGCGGGTGAAGTGATCGGGATCATCGGGCCAGGCCGACATCCGCGGAGCGGGAACGTTCAGCAGGTGCGTCGAGTCGTGGGTGCCGTAGGCCGCGCCGGTACCAGGGCGCCCCGAAGCGTCGATCAACGTGATCTGAGCGTCCGGTCTGCGGCGGCGCAGATGCACCGCGGCCAGTACACCTGCGGCTCCCCCGCCCACGATCGCGACGCGCATCATGGCGGAAGGGTATATCCACAGGTGCCGCCCGTCGCCCCGTTTGCGCGAACGTTATTTTTTGGCGGCTCGATTGGTTTCAGCGGGATCGGCGCAGCACGACGATCGCTTTGTCGATGGTCTTGAACGGCTTGAATGCCTCTGCCGGAACGCCGAAGACTGCCGCCAGCACCCGGGGTGGAAGCTT
This genomic window contains:
- a CDS encoding FkbM family methyltransferase, whose protein sequence is MTSPQVLRDLVRCSRPTSIVDVGASPIDGDPPYREMLHYGLCTVTGFEPLQRPLTQLQERKGPLERYLPLVVGDGREHQLKITKAERMTSLLSPDLNQLRLFNALPDWASVVEEADVHTHRLDDLDIDDFDLLKIDVRGAELMVFQHGRQRLREAVAVHTAASFVPLYVGQPTFGEVDAELRAQGFVPHSMPQVQQWAIAPTVFDDDVWTPGNQVLEADIVYIRDIAHPERMTSEQLSHLAMIAFHIYGSVDLAVFCLIELQQRGRAAEDAVTQLMQLFE
- a CDS encoding DUF4232 domain-containing protein; amino-acid sequence: MKPSGTLAAALVVATSTLVLPASAHAGGPPNNGDGGGGGSAAVTPGSCADGDLAVTNGPIESANTLRRVVVSFKNTSSNMCMLVGYPDANLVTAAGGVLVHVEPEPANAAHVLHLNPGDVATSAVQASALDINGSGNPCPREGTLVVTAPKGSVAHTLPIALPICHATISSVD
- a CDS encoding DUF2254 domain-containing protein, with the protein product MPWISGMSLSQWRREVLRTNFWLVPSMEVLAAIALFCFTLEIDRAVYHHKLWLPAWVEAGSADTAREILLAVAAAIMTVIGINFSVTIVTLTLASTQFGPRMLRNFIRDRGTQLTLGTFVATAVYCVFVLLAIGPADQGVFVPHLSVSVVFLLVLLDLAVLIYFLHHIAIQIQLPFVIASIAGDLTRYLRVKKPDIRMSTPDEPEDPEEIAALVHQIETSGAMIRTPKGGYLQAIRYDLLVRKASAANAVVSLPYRPGNFLVEDGELAAVWPPEAVDSITRCLKRAQVTGPVRTLAQDPAFGVDQLVEIAIRALSPAVNDTYTALTCVDWLANTLCKLGRVWSPAQTYTDQDGAIRVICEQVTFENLVGRSFDKIRQASRGMPALLMRQLEALKAIMEQTTDPEHARVLMDQAAMIQRANLESVPEASDRADVESRYDAVAGVYARLSDDADSFAKVDASYDSR
- a CDS encoding FAD/NAD(P)-binding protein gives rise to the protein MMRVAIVGGGAAGVLAAVHLRRRRPDAQITLIDASGRPGTGAAYGTHDSTHLLNVPAPRMSAWPDDPDHFTRWLDQRAVTPAESFAPRLAYGRYLQDQLVGADVRIETAEVVDLTPGDPVRLALNDGRCLSADAVVIASGRPQGGMPDSLERAFAPALAEGADGRIVLDPWAPGALDALGARRPASVLVIGSGLTGVDVALHLTVRGATVTLLSRHGALPRRFRATGPPTELPNLDGLAEEVSLEQLRAALAADLAHAAETGVDWRQVIDAVRPRTARLWQSLGWEDQRRFLREDLREWEVLRHRMPPTIADAIYAAIDSGRLIIEAGEVADVVLRRKGVELVVTTTDGSVRRRGDAVVVAAGAAWDRRSLQRSALWANLLAADIASLHPCGVGVRLTPDGFLIDAAGETVPNVVCIGSIRQGEEWETTAIPEIRSQAAAIATLLADDTRDQPVRAPSLIRTAPELTGAAASYAEGVRRLLAVQDGASTAFAAAVAEDPGHARAHVALAMIATERPDRAGGPDAVTGHLARAREALAHGSDEDRSHVEAIATWCEKGNEAGTDALIDHLDRIPDDAVALLVLAPSIAFAGAGDALPDAWQYVERFTGVHGEAPWYLGLRAYGRTEQGLWYDAADLADAALALDPGNGNAAHALTHVHYETDAHGAGLKWLEDWIPSDGSTQRYVPHFQWHAALHELAMGDAAAAARRYNASLAPPHSNGVRCLVDAGSLAWRARLHPDWVTPPDPMLVLNEAGSLAFNPQTPFIAFHALLVLAAANDPAAIRAIHVPGASDAQAATLRLIGEGLIALTAGEPRAALDYLLESMGGLASIGGSRVQQEVVLETALAAMLQLGAPGQAARLLSRHRAASAPQVTRGAVN